The following coding sequences are from one Streptomyces sp. NBC_01232 window:
- a CDS encoding YceI family protein — protein MFGRRRGMETAGSSSPSTSATLTLPPTARLLSCRVLDTVHRPIRQAVVEVTDPIGRRIVSGETDPYGGFTAAVPEGEYRLSVTVEGYAPFHGVTIVGDPGQPGTAEIILDTVEPPLLPQPGHWELDPTHSTIGFTARHIGLARIRGRFTTFAGAVRIAERMEDSSMHVIIDAASIDTGVRLRDDHLRSGDFLDAVRHPTVEFYSERFIHRSGSRWAVAGALTLHGVSRSVTLDTEYLGLGTGLEGELRAACRATAELHREDFTLNWQSMLAHGIAAIGSNVDVTLDIQAVRKA, from the coding sequence ATGTTCGGTCGCAGACGGGGGATGGAGACGGCCGGAAGTTCCAGTCCGTCCACATCGGCGACACTGACGCTGCCGCCGACGGCGCGTCTGCTCAGCTGCCGGGTCCTCGACACCGTCCACCGGCCGATCCGGCAGGCCGTGGTCGAGGTGACCGACCCGATCGGCCGGCGGATCGTCAGCGGCGAGACCGACCCGTACGGCGGTTTCACCGCGGCCGTGCCGGAGGGGGAGTACCGGCTCTCCGTGACCGTCGAGGGGTACGCGCCGTTCCACGGCGTGACCATCGTGGGGGACCCGGGGCAGCCCGGCACCGCGGAGATCATCCTCGACACCGTGGAGCCCCCGCTGCTGCCGCAGCCCGGCCACTGGGAGCTCGACCCGACGCACTCGACCATCGGCTTCACGGCCCGCCACATCGGCCTGGCCCGGATCCGCGGCCGGTTCACCACGTTCGCCGGGGCGGTACGGATCGCCGAGCGCATGGAGGACTCCTCCATGCACGTCATCATCGATGCGGCGAGCATCGACACCGGGGTGCGGCTGCGCGACGACCACCTGAGGTCGGGGGACTTCCTGGACGCGGTCCGCCACCCCACGGTGGAGTTCTACAGCGAGCGTTTCATCCACCGCAGCGGCAGCCGCTGGGCCGTCGCCGGCGCACTCACCCTGCACGGCGTGAGCCGGTCGGTCACCCTGGACACCGAGTACCTGGGTCTGGGCACCGGCCTGGAGGGCGAACTGCGGGCGGCCTGCCGGGCCACCGCCGAACTGCACCGCGAGGACTTCACCCTGAACTGGCAGTCGATGCTGGCACACGGGATCGCGGCGATCGGCTCGAACGTGGATGTGACGCTGGACATTCAGGCCGTACGCAAGGCCTGA
- a CDS encoding ComEA family DNA-binding protein: MDRAVAPEAVPGGVDPQESPEEVSGLSPGAARSLAVRERLPLWLQDRCGVRPRAVAAVGVVLVVAVGFAGQQYWSGRPQAVTVPAVVAPGAAAAATAPAGAPAPGGGTGGAARVVVDVSGKVRDPGVRRLPAGSRVEDALAAAGGVRPGTDTTGLNRARVLVDGEQVVVGATVQPLPGGPGGGPGIGTGIGAGTGTATGPLSLGSATVAQLDGLPGVGPVLAQHIVDFRTARGGFRSVEELRQVNGIGERRFADLRPLVRP, from the coding sequence GTGGACCGCGCCGTGGCCCCGGAGGCAGTCCCGGGCGGGGTGGATCCCCAGGAGTCGCCCGAGGAGGTGTCCGGGCTGTCCCCGGGGGCCGCGAGGAGCCTGGCCGTGCGGGAGCGGCTGCCGCTGTGGCTGCAGGACCGCTGCGGTGTACGGCCGCGTGCGGTGGCCGCGGTCGGCGTGGTGCTCGTGGTCGCCGTCGGATTCGCCGGACAGCAGTACTGGTCGGGCCGGCCGCAGGCGGTGACCGTGCCCGCGGTGGTGGCACCGGGGGCAGCGGCAGCTGCCACGGCACCGGCGGGGGCTCCTGCCCCGGGAGGGGGCACCGGCGGAGCGGCGCGGGTCGTCGTCGACGTCAGCGGGAAGGTCCGGGACCCCGGCGTGCGGAGGCTGCCCGCCGGTTCGCGGGTGGAGGACGCGCTGGCCGCCGCCGGGGGAGTGCGCCCCGGCACCGACACCACCGGGCTCAACCGGGCCCGCGTCCTGGTGGACGGTGAGCAGGTGGTGGTCGGAGCCACTGTGCAGCCCCTGCCGGGTGGGCCGGGCGGCGGGCCGGGCATCGGCACAGGCATCGGCGCCGGGACGGGCACCGCCACCGGCCCGCTCAGCCTGGGCTCGGCGACGGTCGCCCAGCTGGACGGCCTGCCGGGCGTCGGGCCGGTGCTGGCGCAGCACATCGTCGACTTCCGTACCGCCCGCGGTGGATTCCGTTCCGTGGAGGAGCTGCGCCAGGTCAACGGCATCGGGGAGCGCCGTTTCGCCGATCTGCGCCCGCTGGTGCGGCCGTGA
- a CDS encoding DegV family protein: protein MSRHVAIVTDSTAYLPRPAMARHGITSVPLTVVLGGEALEEGTEISARSLALALQKRRSVTTSRPGTEEFVRAYRAAADAGATGIVSLHLSAEFSGTYDAAVVAARTAPVPVRVLDTGMVAMALGFCALAAAEVAEAGGSVDEAVAAAEKRAADMSAYFYVDTLDYLRRGGRIGAAQALLGSALAVKPLLTLDGGRIEMLEKVRTSSKAIARLEELAVERAGSAAVDVAVHHLAAPERAEKLAERLRERIPGLVELHVSEVGAVIGAHTGPGLLAAVVSPR from the coding sequence ATGTCCCGCCATGTCGCCATCGTCACCGATTCCACGGCCTACCTGCCCCGACCGGCCATGGCGCGGCACGGAATCACCTCCGTCCCGCTCACCGTGGTACTCGGTGGCGAGGCACTCGAGGAGGGCACCGAGATCTCGGCGCGCAGCCTCGCCCTGGCCCTGCAGAAGCGCCGCTCGGTCACCACGTCGCGTCCCGGCACGGAGGAGTTCGTCCGGGCCTACCGTGCGGCGGCGGACGCCGGGGCCACCGGCATCGTCAGCCTGCACCTGTCCGCGGAGTTCTCCGGCACCTACGACGCCGCCGTGGTCGCCGCCAGGACCGCGCCCGTGCCCGTCCGCGTCCTGGACACCGGCATGGTCGCGATGGCCCTCGGCTTCTGCGCGCTCGCCGCCGCCGAGGTGGCCGAGGCCGGCGGGTCCGTGGACGAGGCCGTGGCGGCCGCCGAGAAGCGGGCGGCGGACATGTCCGCGTACTTCTACGTCGACACCCTCGACTACCTGCGCCGCGGCGGACGGATCGGGGCCGCGCAGGCCCTCCTCGGCTCCGCCCTGGCGGTGAAGCCCCTGCTGACGCTGGACGGCGGGCGGATCGAGATGCTGGAGAAGGTCCGTACGTCGTCCAAGGCCATCGCCCGTCTGGAGGAGCTGGCCGTCGAGCGCGCCGGGTCCGCCGCCGTCGATGTGGCGGTGCACCACCTGGCGGCTCCGGAGCGGGCGGAGAAGCTCGCCGAGCGGCTGCGCGAGCGCATCCCCGGACTGGTCGAGCTGCACGTCAGCGAGGTCGGCGCGGTGATCGGGGCACACACCGGACCGGGACTGCTGGCGGCGGTCGTCTCGCCCCGCTGA
- the leuS gene encoding leucine--tRNA ligase, with product MSETNTPAPEAAEAHRYTAAMAADIEARWQDAWDAQGTYEAPNPTGDLAGDPAVVARPKKFIMDMFPYPSGAGLHVGHPLGYIATDVFARHQRMTGHNVLHTLGFDAFGLPAEQYAVQTGTHPRVSTEANIENMKVQLRRLGLGHDKRRSFATIDPDYYKWTQWIFLQIYNSWYDSDAKKARPITELVAAFEDGSREVPGGRAWAGLTAAERADVLNEYRLAYSSDAPVNWCPGLGTVLANEEVTADGRSERGNFPVFKSRLSQWNMRITAYADRLIDDLDALDWPEAIKLQQRNWIGRSEGARVDFALGDEAITVFTTRPDTLFGATYMVLAPEHPLVEKFIPAAWPEGTHEVWTGGHATPAEAVSAYRKQAASKSDVERQAEAKDKTGVFTGEYAVNPVSGDKVPVFIADYVLMGYGTGAIMAVPAHDGRDFEFARAFELPMRCVVEPSDGRGTDTAEWDDAFVSYDAKLVNSTGEGIALDGLGVVEAKAAITDWLAERGIGEGTVNFRLRDWLFSRQRYWGEPFPIVYDEDGVAHPLPESMLPLELPEVEDYSPRTFEPDDAASKPETPLSRNGEWVNVELDLGDGRGVRSFRRETNTMPNWAGSCWYELRYLDPNNASALVDPEIEQYWMGPREAAPHGGVDLYVGGAEHAVLHLLYARFWSKVLFDLGHVSSAEPFHKLFNQGMIQAYAYTDARGVYVPAAEVEERDGGYFYQDQPVKREHGKMGKSLKNAVTPDEICEEYGADTLRLYEMAMGPLDVSRPWDTRAVVGQYRLLQRLWRNIVDEETGAVTVVDGEPAEDTLRALHKAIDGAGSDLTGLRFNTAIAKITELNNALTKAGRPLERSVAESLVLLVAPLAPHIAEELWHRLGHSESVVHQDFPVADPAYVVDETVTCVVQVKGKVKARLEVSPAISDAELEQLAVTDEGVVAALGGAEIRKVIVRAPKLVNIVI from the coding sequence ATGAGCGAGACGAACACCCCGGCCCCCGAGGCGGCCGAGGCGCACCGTTACACGGCTGCCATGGCCGCCGACATCGAGGCACGCTGGCAGGACGCCTGGGACGCGCAGGGCACGTACGAGGCCCCGAACCCGACCGGTGACCTGGCCGGGGACCCCGCGGTGGTCGCACGGCCCAAGAAGTTCATCATGGACATGTTCCCGTACCCCTCCGGTGCGGGCCTGCACGTCGGACACCCGCTGGGCTACATCGCCACCGATGTCTTCGCCCGCCACCAGCGGATGACCGGCCACAACGTGCTGCACACCCTGGGCTTCGACGCCTTCGGCCTGCCGGCCGAGCAGTACGCCGTGCAGACCGGCACGCACCCGCGCGTGTCGACCGAGGCCAACATCGAGAACATGAAGGTCCAGCTGCGCCGGCTGGGCCTGGGCCACGACAAGCGCCGCTCGTTCGCCACGATCGACCCGGACTACTACAAGTGGACCCAGTGGATCTTCCTGCAGATCTACAACTCCTGGTACGACTCCGACGCGAAGAAGGCCCGGCCGATCACCGAGCTGGTCGCCGCCTTCGAGGACGGCTCCCGTGAGGTCCCCGGCGGCCGCGCCTGGGCCGGCCTGACCGCGGCCGAGCGGGCCGACGTACTGAACGAGTACCGCCTGGCGTACTCCTCGGACGCGCCCGTCAACTGGTGCCCCGGGCTGGGCACCGTACTGGCCAACGAAGAGGTCACCGCGGACGGCCGCTCCGAGCGCGGCAACTTCCCGGTCTTCAAGTCCCGGCTGAGCCAGTGGAACATGCGGATCACCGCGTACGCCGACCGGCTGATCGACGACCTGGACGCGCTGGACTGGCCCGAGGCCATCAAGCTGCAGCAGCGGAACTGGATCGGCCGCAGCGAAGGCGCGCGCGTCGACTTCGCGCTGGGCGACGAGGCCATCACCGTCTTCACCACCCGCCCGGACACCCTGTTCGGCGCCACCTACATGGTGCTGGCGCCCGAGCACCCGCTGGTCGAGAAGTTCATCCCGGCCGCCTGGCCCGAGGGCACCCACGAGGTGTGGACCGGCGGGCACGCCACGCCGGCGGAGGCCGTCAGCGCCTACCGCAAGCAGGCCGCCTCGAAGTCGGACGTCGAGCGGCAGGCCGAGGCCAAGGACAAGACCGGTGTCTTCACCGGCGAGTACGCGGTAAACCCGGTCAGCGGCGACAAGGTCCCGGTCTTCATCGCCGACTACGTGCTGATGGGCTACGGCACCGGCGCGATCATGGCCGTCCCGGCGCACGACGGCCGCGACTTCGAGTTCGCGCGGGCCTTCGAGCTGCCGATGCGCTGTGTCGTGGAGCCCTCGGACGGCCGCGGCACCGACACCGCCGAGTGGGACGACGCCTTCGTCTCCTACGACGCGAAGCTGGTCAACTCGACGGGCGAGGGCATCGCCCTGGACGGCCTGGGGGTCGTCGAGGCGAAGGCCGCCATCACCGACTGGCTGGCCGAGCGCGGCATCGGCGAGGGCACCGTCAACTTCCGGCTGCGCGACTGGCTGTTCAGCCGTCAGCGCTACTGGGGCGAGCCCTTCCCGATCGTCTACGACGAGGACGGCGTCGCACACCCGCTGCCCGAGTCCATGCTGCCCCTGGAGCTGCCGGAGGTCGAGGACTACTCCCCGCGCACCTTCGAGCCGGACGACGCCGCCTCCAAGCCGGAGACGCCGCTGTCGCGCAACGGCGAGTGGGTGAACGTCGAGCTGGACCTGGGCGACGGCCGCGGCGTGCGCTCCTTCCGCCGCGAGACCAACACCATGCCCAACTGGGCCGGTTCCTGCTGGTACGAGCTGCGCTACCTGGACCCGAACAACGCGTCGGCCCTGGTGGACCCGGAGATCGAGCAGTACTGGATGGGCCCGCGCGAGGCTGCGCCGCACGGCGGCGTCGACCTGTACGTGGGCGGCGCCGAGCACGCGGTGCTGCACCTGCTGTATGCCCGCTTCTGGTCGAAGGTGCTGTTCGACCTGGGCCACGTCTCCTCGGCGGAGCCGTTCCACAAGCTGTTCAACCAGGGCATGATCCAGGCGTACGCCTACACCGACGCGCGCGGCGTCTACGTGCCCGCGGCCGAGGTCGAGGAGCGCGACGGCGGCTACTTCTACCAGGACCAGCCGGTCAAGCGTGAGCACGGCAAGATGGGCAAGTCCCTGAAGAACGCCGTCACGCCGGACGAGATCTGCGAGGAGTACGGCGCCGACACGCTGCGCCTGTACGAGATGGCGATGGGCCCCCTGGACGTCTCCCGTCCTTGGGACACCCGGGCCGTGGTGGGCCAGTACCGGCTGCTGCAGCGCCTGTGGCGCAACATCGTGGACGAGGAGACCGGCGCGGTCACGGTCGTCGACGGGGAGCCCGCCGAGGACACCCTGCGCGCGCTGCACAAGGCGATCGACGGGGCCGGCTCGGACCTGACGGGGCTGCGCTTCAACACCGCCATCGCGAAGATCACCGAGCTGAACAACGCCCTGACGAAGGCCGGCCGCCCGCTGGAGCGCTCGGTCGCCGAGTCCCTGGTGCTGCTGGTCGCCCCGCTGGCCCCGCACATCGCGGAGGAGCTGTGGCACCGCCTGGGTCACAGCGAGTCCGTGGTCCACCAGGACTTCCCGGTCGCGGACCCGGCGTACGTCGTGGACGAGACGGTGACGTGCGTGGTGCAGGTCAAGGGCAAGGTCAAGGCACGGCTGGAGGTGTCGCCGGCGATTTCGGACGCGGAGCTGGAGCAGCTGGCCGTCACCGACGAGGGTGTCGTGGCGGCGCTGGGCGGCGCGGAGATCCGCAAGGTGATCGTGCGCGCGCCGAAGCTGGTCAACATCGTCATCTGA
- a CDS encoding histidine phosphatase family protein encodes MSATTSGKPGRKIVLWRHGQTSWNLERRFQGSTDIELTEAGVAQARRAARLLASLKPDAIVASDLRRASDTAAELAAITGLPVTRDAALRETYAGEWQGLTHDEILGKYGEQYAAWKRGEPVRRGGGELETEVADRAAPVVLEHAARLPESGTLVVVSHGGTIRTTIGRLLGLDSYNWEGLGGLSNCCWSVLGEGARGWRLLEHNAGTLPEPVLGDDD; translated from the coding sequence CTGAGCGCGACCACCTCGGGCAAACCCGGCAGGAAGATCGTCCTCTGGCGGCACGGCCAGACCTCGTGGAACCTGGAGCGCCGCTTCCAGGGCTCCACGGACATCGAGCTGACCGAAGCGGGCGTGGCGCAGGCGCGCCGCGCCGCACGGCTGCTCGCCTCGCTGAAGCCGGACGCCATCGTGGCTTCCGACCTCCGGCGTGCCTCCGACACGGCTGCCGAGCTGGCCGCGATCACCGGGCTGCCGGTGACGCGGGACGCGGCGCTGCGCGAGACGTACGCCGGCGAGTGGCAGGGCCTCACGCACGACGAGATCCTCGGCAAGTACGGCGAGCAGTACGCGGCGTGGAAGCGCGGCGAACCGGTCCGCCGCGGCGGCGGTGAGCTGGAGACCGAGGTCGCCGACCGCGCCGCGCCGGTGGTGCTGGAACACGCCGCCCGGCTGCCGGAGTCCGGCACCCTCGTCGTGGTCAGCCACGGCGGCACCATCCGTACGACGATCGGGCGCCTGCTCGGCCTGGACTCGTACAACTGGGAGGGCCTCGGCGGGCTCTCCAACTGCTGCTGGTCCGTCCTCGGTGAGGGCGCGCGCGGCTGGCGGCTGCTGGAGCACAACGCCGGCACGCTGCCGGAACCGGTGCTCGGCGACGACGACTGA
- the rsfS gene encoding ribosome silencing factor codes for MTATDRSIELITAAAQAAADRLAHDIIAYDVSDVLSITDAFLLASAPNDRQVKSIVDEIEERLLKELGAKPVRREGDRDARWILLDYVDIVVHVQHSEERVFYALERLWKDCPEIELPEDAKLTIGKAEEHAKLREAAGDDELDGDLF; via the coding sequence GTGACCGCCACGGACCGCTCCATCGAGCTCATCACCGCCGCCGCCCAGGCCGCGGCCGACCGGCTCGCGCACGACATCATCGCGTACGACGTCAGCGACGTGCTGTCGATCACCGACGCCTTCCTGCTCGCCTCGGCGCCCAACGACCGCCAGGTCAAGTCGATCGTCGACGAGATCGAGGAGCGCCTGCTCAAGGAGCTCGGCGCCAAGCCGGTGCGCCGCGAGGGCGACCGCGACGCCCGCTGGATCCTGCTCGACTACGTCGACATCGTCGTCCACGTCCAGCACAGCGAGGAGCGTGTCTTCTACGCGCTGGAGCGCCTGTGGAAGGACTGCCCCGAGATCGAGCTCCCCGAGGACGCCAAGCTCACCATCGGCAAGGCCGAGGAGCACGCCAAGCTGCGCGAGGCGGCGGGCGACGACGAACTGGACGGTGATCTGTTCTGA
- a CDS encoding LCP family protein translates to MNDRQDPYDPYAQEQQLVGYDAYGRPVYGQVPAQPAQPAPSAAQQYEQQYEQQQYGYDYRGYPQQQPQQPQQQYYPQQPAAPQYGQQEYTQAPAYGYDTQQTQQWIPQQNAPEAPAPAPAERPADRVPEPRRPGGEPGAEPGGEPEADRDYRTEMFAFIDQPDEDSEDVIDWLKFTESRTERREEARRRGRNRVVALIVVLALFVVGGLGYLWYAGKLPFIDGPGEKKTGATAAAGAQKRDMIVVHLHNTKKGGTSSVLLVDNVTTKQGATVLLPNTLSVTGQDGTPIALGKSVEEGGLGTREALDSVLGTSIGGTWRLDTPFLENLVELVGGIEVDTDTAVPADDAAKVPAVAQGQKQSLSGPMAVAYATFRGEGEPETKQMERVGKVLQAVLRKVPSDPKAAAVTVESMGQILDPALNAQTLGALLSRLGEHAKVGAYRTDVLAVKPDGTLTDDANKKVVKEVLGGSGAAAQPGAAPRVGMKDATGDEKAQIAAKAALMNGGYAFVDGGKADKTAATSQITYQDDAQRDRAIEVAKTLGLPETAVKKAENAVNAEVVVILGKDYKAS, encoded by the coding sequence GTGAACGACCGACAGGATCCGTACGACCCGTATGCCCAGGAGCAGCAGCTCGTCGGCTACGACGCGTACGGGCGGCCGGTGTACGGCCAGGTGCCCGCGCAGCCCGCCCAGCCCGCTCCGTCTGCCGCCCAGCAGTACGAGCAGCAGTACGAGCAGCAGCAGTACGGCTACGACTACCGGGGCTACCCCCAGCAGCAGCCGCAACAGCCGCAGCAGCAGTACTACCCGCAGCAGCCGGCCGCCCCGCAGTACGGGCAGCAGGAGTACACCCAGGCACCCGCCTACGGGTACGACACGCAGCAGACCCAGCAGTGGATCCCGCAGCAGAACGCCCCGGAAGCCCCGGCCCCGGCCCCCGCCGAGCGGCCGGCCGACCGGGTCCCCGAGCCGCGCCGCCCCGGCGGCGAACCGGGCGCCGAGCCCGGCGGCGAACCCGAGGCGGACCGGGACTACCGCACGGAGATGTTCGCGTTCATCGACCAGCCGGACGAGGACTCCGAGGACGTCATCGACTGGCTCAAATTCACCGAGAGCCGCACCGAGCGCCGCGAGGAGGCCCGCCGCCGCGGCCGCAACCGGGTGGTGGCGCTGATCGTCGTCCTCGCACTGTTCGTCGTCGGCGGCCTCGGCTACCTCTGGTACGCGGGCAAGCTGCCCTTCATCGACGGTCCCGGCGAGAAGAAGACCGGCGCGACGGCCGCCGCCGGTGCGCAGAAGCGGGACATGATCGTCGTCCACCTGCACAACACCAAGAAGGGCGGCACCTCCTCGGTGCTGCTCGTCGACAACGTGACCACCAAGCAGGGCGCCACCGTCCTGCTGCCGAACACCCTCTCCGTGACCGGCCAGGACGGGACGCCGATCGCGCTCGGCAAGTCGGTCGAGGAAGGCGGTCTCGGAACCCGGGAAGCCCTCGACTCCGTGCTCGGCACCAGCATCGGCGGCACCTGGCGCCTTGACACCCCGTTCCTGGAGAACCTGGTCGAGCTGGTCGGCGGCATCGAGGTCGACACCGACACGGCGGTCCCGGCCGACGACGCGGCCAAGGTCCCGGCCGTGGCCCAGGGCCAGAAGCAGAGCCTGAGCGGCCCCATGGCCGTCGCCTACGCCACCTTCCGCGGCGAGGGCGAACCGGAGACCAAGCAGATGGAACGCGTGGGCAAGGTGCTCCAGGCGGTGCTGCGCAAGGTTCCGAGCGACCCGAAGGCGGCGGCCGTGACCGTCGAGAGCATGGGTCAGATCCTGGATCCGGCCCTGAACGCGCAGACCCTCGGGGCCCTGCTCTCCCGGCTCGGCGAGCACGCCAAGGTGGGGGCGTACCGCACCGACGTCCTCGCGGTGAAGCCGGACGGCACGCTCACGGACGACGCGAACAAGAAGGTCGTCAAGGAGGTGCTGGGCGGATCCGGCGCCGCTGCGCAGCCCGGCGCGGCCCCGCGCGTCGGAATGAAGGACGCCACCGGTGACGAGAAGGCGCAGATCGCGGCGAAGGCGGCGCTGATGAACGGCGGCTACGCCTTCGTCGACGGCGGCAAGGCCGACAAAACGGCGGCCACCTCGCAGATCACCTACCAGGACGATGCGCAGCGGGACCGTGCGATCGAGGTCGCCAAGACGCTGGGACTGCCCGAGACGGCCGTGAAGAAGGCCGAGAACGCGGTGAACGCGGAGGTCGTGGTGATCCTGGGCAAGGACTACAAGGCGTCGTGA
- the nadD gene encoding nicotinate-nucleotide adenylyltransferase — protein MGEQEMPTGPVKRRLGVMGGTFDPIHHGHLVAASEVAALFHLDEVMFVPTGEPWQKSQRAVSPAEDRYLMTVIATASNPQFSVSRIDIDRGGPTYTIDTLRDLKAQNDDADLFFITGADALAQILTWRNADELFSLSHFIGVTRPGHVLTDDGLPEGGVSLVEVPALAISSTDCRARVAQGDPVWYLVPDGVVRYIDKRELYRGA, from the coding sequence ATGGGAGAGCAGGAGATGCCTACCGGTCCGGTCAAACGCCGGCTCGGCGTGATGGGCGGGACATTCGACCCGATCCATCACGGACACCTGGTGGCCGCCAGCGAGGTGGCCGCCCTTTTCCACCTCGACGAGGTGATGTTCGTGCCGACCGGCGAGCCGTGGCAGAAGTCGCAGCGCGCCGTGTCACCGGCCGAGGACCGCTACCTGATGACGGTCATCGCCACGGCATCGAACCCGCAGTTCTCGGTGAGCCGCATCGACATCGACCGCGGCGGGCCGACGTACACCATCGACACCCTGCGGGACCTGAAGGCACAGAACGACGACGCCGACCTGTTCTTCATCACCGGTGCCGACGCGCTCGCGCAGATCCTGACCTGGCGCAACGCCGACGAGCTCTTCTCGCTCTCCCACTTCATCGGAGTCACCCGGCCGGGCCACGTGCTCACCGACGACGGGCTCCCGGAGGGCGGCGTCTCCCTGGTGGAGGTCCCCGCGCTCGCGATCTCGTCCACCGACTGCCGGGCGAGGGTCGCCCAGGGGGATCCTGTCTGGTACCTGGTGCCGGATGGTGTCGTGCGTTACATCGACAAGCGTGAGCTGTACCGGGGAGCCTGA
- a CDS encoding M48 family metallopeptidase, with translation MTETGFEKAPARDRRRFPGISSRAYEHPADRSALVALRRLSGFDTVFKALSGLLPERSLRLLFLSESVRVGETQFPHLYAMLRDACYILDLEKVPQMYVQQDPNPNAMCIGLDEPIIVVTTGLVELLDEEEMRAVVGHEVGHALSGHAVYRTILLFLTNLAMKIAWIPLGNVAIMTIVTALREWFRKSELSADRAGLLVGQDVQASMRGLMKIAGGNHLHEMNVDAFLAQAEEYESSGDLRDSVLKILNLLPRTHPFTTVRAAELKKWAESRDHQRIMDGHYPRREDDKDTSVTDSFRQSAAHYADTVRTSKDPLMKLVGDIAGGAGDLGGKLRDKFTGAGAGGGSGAGTASEGKGGATEQG, from the coding sequence ATGACGGAAACAGGCTTCGAGAAGGCACCGGCGCGGGACCGCAGGAGGTTTCCCGGTATTTCCTCGAGGGCGTACGAGCATCCGGCGGACCGCTCCGCGCTGGTGGCTCTGCGCAGGCTGAGCGGCTTCGACACCGTGTTCAAGGCCCTGAGCGGGCTGCTTCCGGAGCGGAGCCTGCGGCTGCTGTTCCTGTCGGAATCGGTGCGGGTGGGCGAGACGCAGTTCCCGCACCTGTACGCGATGCTGCGCGACGCCTGTTACATCCTGGACCTGGAGAAGGTCCCGCAGATGTACGTGCAGCAGGACCCGAACCCCAATGCCATGTGCATCGGGCTGGACGAGCCGATCATCGTGGTGACCACGGGTCTCGTCGAGCTCCTCGACGAGGAGGAGATGCGGGCCGTGGTGGGCCACGAGGTGGGTCACGCGCTGTCGGGGCACGCGGTCTACCGCACGATCCTGCTGTTCCTGACCAACCTGGCGATGAAGATCGCGTGGATCCCGCTGGGCAATGTGGCGATCATGACGATCGTGACCGCCCTGCGGGAGTGGTTCCGCAAGTCGGAGCTCTCGGCCGACCGGGCGGGGCTGCTCGTGGGGCAGGACGTGCAGGCCTCCATGCGCGGGCTGATGAAGATCGCGGGCGGCAACCACCTCCACGAGATGAACGTGGACGCCTTCCTCGCCCAGGCCGAGGAGTACGAGTCGAGCGGCGATCTGCGCGACTCCGTCCTGAAGATCCTCAACCTGCTGCCGCGGACCCACCCCTTCACGACGGTGCGGGCGGCCGAGCTGAAGAAGTGGGCGGAGAGCCGCGACCACCAGCGGATCATGGACGGTCACTACCCGCGGCGGGAGGACGACAAGGACACCTCGGTGACCGATTCCTTCCGGCAGTCCGCCGCGCACTACGCCGACACGGTGCGCACCAGCAAGGACCCGCTGATGAAGCTCGTGGGCGACATCGCGGGCGGCGCGGGCGACCTGGGCGGCAAGCTCCGCGACAAGTTCACCGGCGCCGGTGCCGGGGGCGGTTCCGGCGCAGGCACGGCGTCCGAGGGCAAGGGCGGGGCTACGGAGCAGGGCTGA